A genomic region of Macaca mulatta isolate MMU2019108-1 chromosome 5, T2T-MMU8v2.0, whole genome shotgun sequence contains the following coding sequences:
- the BLOC1S4 gene encoding biogenesis of lysosome-related organelles complex 1 subunit 4 — protein MEGSSSDSGAPPEGLAEEAEPQGAAWSGDSGTVSQSHSSASGPWEDEGAEDGAPGRDLPLLRRAAAGYAACLLPGAGARPEVEALDASLEDLLTRVDEFVGMLDMLRGDSSQVVSEGVPRIHAKAAEMRHIYSRIDRLEAFVRMVGGRVARMEEQVTKAEAELGTFPRAFKKLLHTMNVPSLFSKSAPSRPQQAGYEAPVLFRTEDYFPCSERPQL, from the coding sequence ATGGAGGGTAGCTCCTCAGATAGCGGAGCGCCGCCCGAGGGGCTGGCGGAAGAGGCCGAGCCTCAGGGCGCCGCCTGGAGCGGGGACAGTGGCACTGTGTCCCAGAGCCACAGCAGCGCCTCGGGGCCGTGGGAGGATGAGGGCGCGGAGGACGGTGCGCCGGGCCGCGACCTGCCGCTGCTTCGCCGCGCCGCTGCGGGCTACGCCGCCTGCCTGCTGCCTGGGGCCGGGGCGCGGCCCGAGGTCGAGGCCCTGGACGCGAGCCTGGAGGACCTGCTCACCAGAGTGGACGAGTTCGTGGGCATGCTGGACATGCTTCGCGGCGACTCTTCCCAAGTCGTCAGCGAGGGCGTGCCGCGCATCCACGCGAAGGCCGCCGAGATGCGACACATCTACAGCAGGATCGACCGGCTGGAGGCCTTCGTGAGGATGGTGGGCGGCCGCGTAGCCAGGATGGAGGAGCAGGTCACCAAGGCCGAGGCCGAGCTGGGCACCTTCCCCAGGGCGTTCAAGAAGCTCCTGCACACGATGAACGTGCCCTCGCTCTTTAGCAAGTCTGCTCCCTCGAGGCCACAGCAAGCCGGCTACGAAGCCCCCGTCCTGTTTCGGACCGAAGACTACTTCCCTTGTAGTGAAAGGCCTCAGCTCTGA